From the Pongo pygmaeus isolate AG05252 chromosome X, NHGRI_mPonPyg2-v2.0_pri, whole genome shotgun sequence genome, one window contains:
- the KLHL34 gene encoding kelch-like protein 34 → MSYFLSYCKAHGGALLTGYQALRAEGFLCDVTLETEGSEFPAHRSLLACSSDYFRALFKSHTQESRARVIHLHVPSAAGLQRLLDFIYTAWLSLSMDTVEDTLEAASYLQVTEALGLCGRYLERQLAPENCCFAANVAARFGLAHTLDAAERCIVSHLRELLARGAGPAGLLELNPTSLRAVLGAPDVARVPEARLLGLALAWLRQEPTTERLAHCTELLERVRFGLVPADVLRRVYSGSGLVLPAPVKGLIIQALNYHTTPSRQPLLQGEQTSIRSPQTRILLVGGRRAREVVTEEVAAPQRAARGRVAAPEPEEEEEEEELEEEEEEEEEEWELTQNVVAFDVYNHRWRSLTQLPTPLLGHSVCTAGNFLFVLGGESPSGSASSPLADGLRVVTAQVHRYDPRFHAWTEVPAMREARAHFWCGAVGERLLAVGGLGAGGEALASVEMYDLRRDRWTAAGALPRALHGHAGAVGDRGVVYISGGKAGRGEGGASSLRDLYVLGPEEQAWSKKAPMGTARFGHHMAVLRGAVFAFLGRYEPFSEIERYDPGADQWTRLRPLPYDRFCYGLAVVEETALLLGGLKWRDSRQVPTRNVVGYDLDLDRWEDIGCALPWAWSGLQCAVLQLAEGGDDEREGEAGEALDLVLG, encoded by the coding sequence ATGAGTTACTTCCTGTCTTACTGCAAAGCTCATGGCGGCGCGCTGCTCACCGGCTACCAGGCCCTGCGCGCCGAGGGCTTCCTGTGCGACGTGACACTGGAGACCGAGGGCAGCGAATTCCCGGCGCACAGGTCGCTCCTGGCGTGCTCCAGTGACTACTTCAGGGCCCTGTTCAAGAGCCACACCCAGGAATCCCGGGCGCGCGTGATCCACCTGCACGTGCCATCGGCAGCCGGCCTGCAGCGCCTGCTGGACTTCATCTACACTGCCTGGCTGTCGCTTTCCATGGACACTGTAGAGGACACTCTGGAGGCCGCCAGCTACCTGCAGGTCACCGAGGCCCTGGGGCTCTGTGGGCGCTACTTGGAGCGTCAGCTGGCTCCAGAGAACTGCTGCTTCGCCGCCAACGTGGCGGCGCGCTTTGGCCTGGCTCACACGCTGGACGCCGCCGAGCGCTGCATCGTGAGCCACTTGCGGGAGCTGCTGGCGCGGGGCGCGGGCCCCGCGGGACTGCTGGAGCTCAACCCTACATCGCTGAGGGCTGTACTGGGTGCCCCCGACGTGGCGCGGGTGCCCGAGGCCCGGCTGCTGGGCCTGGCGTTAGCTTGGTTGCGGCAGGAGCCCACAACTGAGCGCCTGGCACACTGTACAGAGTTGCTGGAGCGTGTCCGCTTTGGCCTGGTTCCCGCCGACGTACTGCGGCGCGTGTACTCGGGCTCTGGCCTCGTGCTGCCCGCCCCGGTCAAGGGCCTCATCATCCAGGCCCTCAACTACCACACGACGCCCTCCCGCCAGCCGCTCCTGCAGGGCGAGCAGACCAGCATCCGGAGCCCCCAGACCCGCATCTTGTTGGTGGGGGGGCGCAGGGCACGGGAGGTGGTGACTGAGGAGGTCGCGGCCCCGCAGAGGGCAGCTAGGGGCCGGGTCGCCGCCCCAGAGCccgaggaggaagaggaagaggaagagttggaggaagaggaggaggaggaggaggaggagtgggagcTCACCCAGAACGTGGTGGCCTTCGATGTGTACAATCACCGCTGGCGCAGCCTTACGCAGCTACCCACACCACTGCTGGGGCACAGCGTGTGCACCGCGGGCAACTTCCTGTTTGTCCTGGGTGGGGAGAGCCCTTCCGGCAGTGCATCCTCTCCCCTGGCCGACGGCTTGCGGGTGGTCACGGCCCAAGTGCACCGTTACGACCCGCGCTTCCACGCTTGGACGGAAGTGCCCGCCATGCGGGAAGCGCGGGCCCACTTCTGGTGCGGCGCGGTGGGCGAGAGGCTCCTGGCCGTCGGGGGCCTGGGCGCGGGCGGTGAGGCGCTGGCCTCGGTGGAGATGTACGACCTGCGTCGGGACCGTTGGACGGCGGCTGGGGCACTACCGCGGGCTCTGCACGGTCACGCGGGGGCCGTCGGGGACCGCGGTGTTGTGTACATCTCGGGGGGCAAGGCAGGGAGAGGCGAGGGCGGAGCGAGCAGCCTCCGGGACTTATACGTCCTGGGCCCTGAGGAGCAGGCTTGGAGCAAGAAGGCACCCATGGGCACCGCACGTTTTGGGCACCACATGGCAGTGCTGCGAGGCGCTGTGTTTGCTTTTCTGGGGCGATACGAGCCCTTCTCCGAGATCGAGCGCTACGACCCCGGCGCCGACCAGTGGACTCGGTTGCGGCCGCTACCCTACGACCGCTTCTGCTATGGGCTGGCCGTGGTCGAGGAGACAGCGTTGCTGCTGGGCGGCCTCAAGTGGCGGGACTCGCGCCAGGTACCTACCCGCAACGTGGTGGGCTACGACCTCGACCTGGACCGTTGGGAGGACATCGGCTGCGCGTTGCCCTGGGCCTGGAGCGGCCTGCAGTGCGCAGTGCTGCAGCTGGCCGAGGGTGGGGACGacgagagggagggagaggctggagaGGCGCTAGATTTGGTGCTGGGCTGA